One stretch of Erpetoichthys calabaricus chromosome 14, fErpCal1.3, whole genome shotgun sequence DNA includes these proteins:
- the cldn23l gene encoding claudin-23: MATCSMIFGLILTPLGWILLLTATVTPQWREFAQRPGYSLDLFFYDGLWETCKEVTTFNIRECKPLLKEAVASWWIHLQRFLTIISVIIGALSYVAAHIGVHWWDDNSMPNLTGSAGLFIALAGSLYICVVSYSAFEILSAIMDSAIEVAEKFSMGTCLYLGWCGGFVVLISGILLMCNYSCKCPARDTDLHYGPNV; this comes from the coding sequence ATGGCCACATGTTCCATGATATTTGGTCTCATTTTAACACCACTTGGATGGATTTTGCTTCTGACAGCCACAGTCACACCTCAATGGAGAGAATTTGCACAAAGGCCTGGGTACTCACTAGACCTCTTCTTCTATGATGGATTATGGGAGACTTGCAAAGAGGTGACCACTTTCAACATTCGAGAGTGCAAGCCACTTTTGAAAGAAGCTGTGGCTTCCTGGTGGATCCATCTACAGCGTTTCTTAACCATTATATCTGTGATCATAGGAGCACTGAGCTATGTTGCTGCTCATATAGGGGTGCATTGGTGGGATGATAATTCTATGCCAAATCTTACTGGATCTGCAGGACTGTTTATTGCTTTGGCTGGGTCTCTGTATATTTGTGTTGTCTCCTACAGTGCATTTGAAATCTTATCTGCTATTATGGACTCAGCCATAGAAGTTGCAGAAAAATTTTCAATGGGCACTTGTTTATACCTTGGATGGTGTGGGGGATTTGTTGTGCTGATATCAGGAATCCTACTTATGTGTAATTACAGTTGCAAGTGTCCAGCAAGAGACACTGATCTCCATTATGGTCCAAATGTTTAA